One Streptomyces sp. ML-6 genomic region harbors:
- a CDS encoding HAD-IA family hydrolase: MPATVLTARALLLDMDGTLVNSDAVVERCWRRWALREGLDPEAVLKVVHGRQGYATMAVLLPDRPMEQNHADNRAMLAEETADTDGVVPVGGAPAFMDAIAALPHALVTSADAALARTRMNAAGLRIPAVRVTAENVGASKPDPEGFLKGAAELGFAPADCVVLEDSEAGIAAGRAAGMRVLGVGPRAATLSPDVHVEDLTQIRVEAAADGSIRLHIDAR; encoded by the coding sequence ATGCCGGCCACCGTCCTCACCGCCCGCGCCCTCCTCCTCGACATGGACGGCACCCTGGTGAACTCCGACGCCGTGGTGGAGCGCTGCTGGCGGCGCTGGGCGCTGCGCGAGGGGCTGGACCCGGAGGCGGTACTGAAGGTGGTCCACGGGCGGCAGGGCTACGCCACGATGGCGGTGCTCCTCCCGGACCGCCCGATGGAGCAGAACCACGCGGACAACCGCGCCATGCTCGCCGAGGAGACCGCCGACACCGACGGCGTCGTCCCGGTCGGCGGTGCGCCCGCCTTCATGGACGCGATCGCCGCGCTCCCGCACGCCCTGGTCACCTCGGCCGACGCGGCCCTGGCCCGGACCCGGATGAACGCGGCCGGCCTGCGCATCCCGGCCGTCCGCGTCACCGCCGAGAACGTGGGCGCCAGCAAGCCGGACCCCGAGGGCTTCCTCAAGGGAGCGGCCGAACTGGGCTTCGCCCCGGCGGACTGCGTCGTCCTCGAGGACTCGGAGGCGGGCATCGCGGCCGGCCGTGCGGCGGGCATGCGCGTCCTCGGCGTCGGCCCGCGCGCCGCGACCCTCTCCCCCGACGTCCATGTCGAGGACCTGACGCAGATACGGGTGGAGGCGGCGGCCGACGGATCGATCCGCCTGCACATCGACGCGCGATAA
- a CDS encoding ABC transporter permease → MLLPVDVTLGVVLALLLAAAAGVAALASLGRSREILLAGLRAAVQLAAVSLLIGWVVHALPPLLAFVALMYAVAVRTAGRRITRNRTWWWAALPIAVGVVPVVALLLLTGLLPVRGIALIPVTGILIGGALTATVLGGRRALDELTGRRGEVEAGMALGLLDRDARLEIARPAASDALLPGLDQTRTVGLVTLPGAFVGMLLGGASPVQAGAVQLFVLVALMAVQAAAVATVLELVARGRLHREE, encoded by the coding sequence GTGCTGCTACCGGTCGATGTCACGCTCGGGGTGGTTCTCGCCCTGCTGCTCGCGGCGGCTGCCGGGGTCGCGGCCCTGGCCTCGCTCGGCCGGTCGCGCGAGATCCTGCTGGCCGGGCTGCGGGCGGCGGTCCAACTCGCCGCGGTCTCCCTGCTGATCGGCTGGGTGGTCCACGCGCTGCCGCCGCTGCTCGCGTTCGTGGCACTGATGTACGCCGTGGCGGTACGGACCGCGGGGCGCCGGATCACCCGCAACCGCACCTGGTGGTGGGCGGCCCTGCCGATCGCGGTGGGGGTCGTGCCCGTGGTCGCCCTGCTGCTGCTCACCGGACTGCTCCCGGTCCGGGGCATCGCCCTGATCCCGGTGACCGGCATCCTGATCGGCGGCGCGCTGACCGCGACCGTGCTCGGTGGGAGGCGGGCGCTGGACGAGCTGACGGGCCGGCGCGGCGAGGTGGAGGCGGGCATGGCGCTCGGGCTGCTCGACCGGGACGCGCGGCTGGAGATCGCCCGGCCCGCGGCGTCGGACGCGCTGCTGCCGGGGCTCGATCAGACCCGGACGGTGGGGCTCGTCACCCTGCCAGGAGCCTTCGTGGGCATGCTGCTCGGCGGCGCCTCACCGGTGCAGGCGGGGGCGGTGCAGCTGTTCGTACTGGTGGCGTTGATGGCCGTGCAGGCGGCGGCCGTCGCGACGGTGCTCGAACTGGTGGCGCGGGGGCGGCTGCACCGGGAGGAGTGA
- a CDS encoding HNH endonuclease family protein, whose amino-acid sequence MSGVYARRLAVVAASAAFAATSALLTAPTAQAAMPTPVSASTARSYLGDLTVSPEGSSSGYSRDKFPHWITQSGTCNTREVVLERDGTNVEQSSSCAAVSGNWYSEYDGATWTAASDLDIDHMVPLAEAWRSGASSWTTARRQAFANDLTRPQLIAVTDNVNQSKGDKDPADWLPPRTSYLCTYARAWVHVKHYYDLKVDSAEKSALQGILNNC is encoded by the coding sequence ATGTCAGGTGTCTACGCGCGTCGTCTCGCCGTCGTCGCCGCATCCGCCGCCTTCGCCGCAACCTCCGCACTGCTCACCGCCCCCACCGCCCAGGCGGCCATGCCCACTCCGGTCTCCGCCTCGACCGCCCGCTCGTACCTCGGCGACCTGACCGTCTCCCCCGAGGGTTCGTCCTCCGGCTACAGCCGCGACAAGTTCCCCCACTGGATCACCCAGTCGGGCACCTGCAACACCCGTGAGGTCGTGCTCGAACGCGACGGCACGAACGTGGAGCAGAGTTCCAGCTGCGCGGCCGTCAGCGGCAACTGGTACTCGGAGTACGACGGTGCCACCTGGACCGCCGCGTCCGACCTGGACATCGACCACATGGTCCCGCTCGCCGAGGCCTGGCGGTCGGGCGCCAGCAGCTGGACCACCGCCCGACGGCAGGCGTTCGCCAACGACCTGACGCGTCCGCAGCTCATCGCGGTCACGGACAACGTCAACCAGTCCAAGGGCGACAAGGACCCGGCCGACTGGCTGCCCCCGCGCACCTCGTACCTGTGCACGTACGCGCGGGCCTGGGTGCACGTGAAGCACTACTACGACCTGAAGGTCGACTCGGCGGAGAAGAGCGCCCTGCAGGGCATCCTCAACAACTGCTGA
- a CDS encoding DoxX family protein has product MNARLNQAQPYVLCLFRIVIGLLFACHGASSLFGLFGGTHSVSVGTWPGWYAAVIQLVGGILVMLGLGTRVAALIASGSMAYAYFKVHQPEALLPIENNGEPAAIFCWAFFLLIFTGPGALALDQLFSRRGAESGNAEAREKTSAVTV; this is encoded by the coding sequence ATGAACGCACGCCTGAACCAGGCTCAGCCCTATGTCCTCTGCCTGTTCCGAATAGTCATCGGCCTGCTCTTCGCCTGCCACGGCGCCTCGTCGCTCTTCGGCCTCTTCGGCGGCACCCACTCGGTGTCCGTCGGCACCTGGCCCGGCTGGTACGCGGCGGTCATCCAGCTCGTCGGCGGCATCCTGGTGATGCTCGGCCTCGGCACCCGCGTCGCGGCCCTGATCGCCTCCGGCTCCATGGCGTACGCCTATTTCAAGGTCCACCAGCCCGAGGCGCTGCTCCCGATCGAGAACAACGGCGAGCCCGCCGCCATCTTCTGCTGGGCGTTCTTCCTGCTGATCTTCACCGGCCCCGGCGCCCTGGCCCTGGACCAGCTGTTCAGCCGGCGCGGTGCGGAGAGCGGCAACGCCGAGGCCCGCGAAAAGACCTCGGCCGTCACGGTCTGA
- a CDS encoding VTT domain-containing protein produces the protein MLESVGALTGSPWIYVVVALSVLLDVFLPVLPSGVLVITAATAAAAGSTTVAGAASAAGAAEQVPQVPSLLALILCAASASVLGDLVAYRLAWRGGARLDRAIARSRRLTSAQERLGTALSRGGILVIIARFAPAGRSVVSLGAGAAHRDVKEFLPWSALAGVAWAGYSVGLGYFGGQWLGATWVATGISVLALFMAGALAAYLMRRPVTEAAAAAPATTTTP, from the coding sequence GTGCTTGAGAGTGTGGGTGCGCTGACCGGCAGCCCATGGATCTACGTCGTGGTGGCCCTCTCGGTGCTCCTGGACGTCTTTCTGCCCGTACTGCCCAGCGGCGTGCTGGTGATCACCGCCGCCACGGCCGCCGCCGCCGGTTCGACGACGGTCGCGGGCGCCGCCTCCGCGGCGGGCGCGGCCGAGCAGGTGCCCCAGGTGCCCTCGCTCCTCGCCCTGATCCTCTGCGCGGCCAGTGCCTCGGTGCTCGGCGACCTCGTCGCGTACCGGCTGGCCTGGCGCGGCGGGGCGCGCCTGGACCGGGCCATCGCCCGCTCCCGCCGTCTCACGTCCGCGCAGGAACGCCTCGGCACGGCCCTCTCCCGCGGCGGCATCCTCGTCATCATCGCCCGCTTCGCCCCGGCCGGACGCTCGGTGGTCTCCCTGGGCGCGGGCGCCGCGCATCGCGACGTCAAGGAATTCCTGCCCTGGTCGGCCCTGGCCGGGGTGGCCTGGGCTGGTTACAGCGTGGGCCTCGGCTACTTCGGCGGCCAGTGGCTCGGCGCGACCTGGGTGGCCACGGGCATATCCGTCCTCGCCCTGTTCATGGCGGGCGCCCTGGCCGCGTACCTCATGCGCCGACCGGTCACGGAAGCCGCCGCGGCCGCCCCGGCGACCACTACGACGCCCTGA
- a CDS encoding DUF2277 domain-containing protein, which translates to MCRSIKTLRPPALPEEATEEEIRAAALQFVRKVSGFRAPAAHNQEVFDRAVDEIARATAGLLDGLEIRGGVRAS; encoded by the coding sequence ATGTGCCGAAGCATCAAGACCCTTCGCCCGCCCGCCCTCCCCGAGGAAGCCACCGAGGAGGAGATCCGCGCCGCCGCCCTGCAGTTCGTGCGCAAGGTGTCCGGCTTCCGCGCCCCGGCCGCGCACAACCAGGAGGTCTTCGACCGGGCCGTCGACGAGATCGCCAGGGCGACCGCCGGACTCCTGGACGGATTGGAGATACGGGGCGGCGTCAGGGCGTCGTAG
- a CDS encoding peptidoglycan recognition family protein — MAQPMTAARVLSALRAEGVRVVEVGNWRTHNRNSKGPWGPVNGSIVHHTVTKGTAATVAMVRDGYASLPGPLCHGMIAKDGRVHMVGWGRANHAGGGDPRVLDQVIAESYGTRPTSPTKGNANGVDGNARFYGWECENLGDGKDPWPKAQYDAIVRVQAALCRAHGWSAKSVIGHLEWSNDKVDPRGFTMPKLRSDVAERLKHPASWNPNEEDPMAGITKRDIFDAVWKTDAIGGPTDAADHKTNPTWQPQSILKDMQARIRSMDKRMAAQTAAITALAGQLGKGADTATIVTAVRTAIEQAVVDDNAAADTKGA, encoded by the coding sequence ATGGCACAGCCCATGACTGCCGCGCGGGTGCTGTCCGCACTGCGCGCTGAGGGTGTCCGCGTGGTGGAGGTCGGCAACTGGCGCACGCACAACCGGAATTCGAAGGGCCCCTGGGGCCCGGTCAACGGCAGCATCGTGCACCACACGGTCACCAAGGGGACGGCGGCGACCGTGGCCATGGTCCGGGACGGGTACGCGTCCCTGCCCGGACCGCTGTGCCACGGGATGATCGCGAAGGACGGCCGGGTGCACATGGTCGGCTGGGGCCGCGCCAACCACGCCGGCGGCGGCGACCCGCGGGTCCTGGACCAGGTCATCGCCGAGTCCTACGGCACGCGCCCGACCTCGCCGACGAAGGGCAACGCCAACGGGGTCGACGGCAACGCCCGGTTCTACGGCTGGGAGTGCGAGAACCTCGGCGACGGCAAGGACCCCTGGCCCAAGGCGCAGTACGACGCGATCGTCCGGGTGCAGGCCGCGTTGTGCCGGGCGCACGGCTGGTCGGCGAAGTCGGTGATCGGCCACCTGGAGTGGTCGAACGACAAGGTCGACCCCCGTGGCTTCACCATGCCGAAGCTGCGTTCCGACGTGGCCGAGCGCCTCAAGCACCCCGCGAGCTGGAACCCGAACGAGGAGGACCCCATGGCAGGCATCACCAAGCGCGACATCTTCGACGCCGTCTGGAAGACCGACGCGATCGGCGGCCCGACGGACGCGGCGGACCACAAGACCAACCCCACGTGGCAGCCGCAGTCCATCCTGAAGGACATGCAGGCCCGCATCCGCTCCATGGACAAGCGGATGGCCGCCCAGACCGCCGCGATCACCGCCCTCGCCGGCCAGCTCGGCAAGGGCGCCGACACCGCGACCATCGTCACCGCGGTCCGGACCGCGATCGAGCAGGCCGTGGTCGACGACAACGCCGCGGCCGACACCAAGGGGGCCTGA
- a CDS encoding DUF4097 family beta strand repeat-containing protein, whose product MALVLTGCGSTDVADAPAEHKSFALSGKTLTIRADDSSVELVPADVRKVEVTRRVDGWVMLGNGPEARWGMEDDTLTLAVKCDALISDCASEHRVKVPRGVRVVVEGDNGGITASGFDTPLSLTSDNGRVTVRDSSGPLELKSDNGSIVAERVSAPSVSAQSDNGRVRLEFASVPDRVDTVSDNGGIDVVLPGGATKYAVDASADNGRVSVDVPRDGSSRHVVRARSSNGKIDVRGAN is encoded by the coding sequence ATGGCTCTCGTGCTCACCGGCTGCGGCAGTACGGATGTCGCTGACGCGCCCGCCGAGCACAAGTCCTTCGCACTGAGCGGGAAGACGTTGACCATCCGTGCCGACGACTCGTCGGTGGAACTCGTCCCGGCCGATGTGCGGAAGGTCGAGGTCACCCGGCGCGTCGACGGGTGGGTGATGCTCGGGAACGGGCCCGAAGCCCGGTGGGGCATGGAGGACGACACGCTCACCCTCGCGGTGAAGTGCGACGCCCTGATCAGCGACTGTGCCTCGGAGCACCGGGTGAAGGTGCCGCGCGGGGTGCGGGTGGTCGTCGAGGGGGACAACGGGGGGATCACCGCGTCCGGCTTCGACACCCCGCTCTCGCTGACCTCCGACAACGGCAGGGTGACGGTCCGGGACTCCAGTGGTCCGCTGGAGCTGAAGAGCGACAACGGGAGCATCGTCGCCGAGCGGGTCTCGGCCCCGTCCGTTTCGGCGCAGTCCGACAACGGCAGGGTCCGGCTGGAGTTCGCCTCCGTGCCGGACCGGGTGGACACCGTGAGCGACAACGGGGGGATCGACGTCGTTCTGCCGGGCGGTGCCACGAAGTACGCCGTGGACGCCTCCGCCGACAACGGGCGCGTTTCGGTGGACGTGCCCCGCGACGGGAGCAGCCGTCATGTGGTGAGGGCCCGGAGCAGCAACGGCAAAATCGACGTCCGCGGCGCGAACTAA
- a CDS encoding DUF4383 domain-containing protein, with translation MATHVLRVPGRRAPRRRKVTALDKHLPVDHRLSRVYRVGAGLMGLVLFVFGVLGLIDRIGFFSTGGATVAGLNTNGALSVLSICVGLLLFIGMVIGGNFASTLNMVLGIAFILSGFVNLALLETDYNFLAFRIQNVLFSFVVGLMLMVFGMYGRVSGGLPHDNPYWRARHPEEAEREMRLEGRTAASMPVVRRR, from the coding sequence ATGGCCACCCATGTACTGCGCGTCCCTGGGCGGCGGGCGCCTCGTCGTCGCAAGGTCACCGCGCTCGACAAACATCTGCCGGTCGACCACCGGCTCAGCCGGGTCTACCGGGTCGGAGCGGGGCTGATGGGGCTGGTGCTGTTCGTCTTCGGGGTCCTGGGGCTGATCGACAGGATCGGCTTCTTCAGCACCGGTGGGGCCACCGTCGCGGGCCTCAACACCAACGGCGCCCTCAGTGTCCTGTCCATCTGCGTCGGCCTGCTCCTGTTCATCGGGATGGTGATCGGCGGCAACTTCGCCTCGACGCTCAACATGGTGCTGGGCATCGCCTTCATCCTGAGCGGCTTCGTCAACCTCGCCCTGCTGGAGACCGACTACAACTTCCTCGCCTTCCGCATCCAGAACGTGCTGTTCAGCTTCGTGGTCGGGCTGATGCTGATGGTCTTTGGCATGTACGGGCGGGTCAGCGGCGGCCTTCCGCACGACAACCCGTACTGGCGGGCCCGTCACCCCGAGGAGGCCGAGCGGGAGATGCGGCTGGAAGGGAGGACGGCGGCCTCGATGCCGGTGGTCCGTCGCCGTTAG
- a CDS encoding zinc ribbon domain-containing protein, whose translation MPRYEYRCRSCGDTFELSRPMAQSSDPAPCPAGHDDTVKLLSTVAVGGSSAKSAPAAPSAGGGGGGGCCGGGCCG comes from the coding sequence ATGCCTCGTTACGAATACCGCTGCCGCTCCTGCGGAGACACGTTCGAACTCAGCCGCCCGATGGCGCAGTCCTCGGACCCCGCCCCCTGCCCCGCCGGGCACGACGACACGGTGAAGCTGCTGTCCACGGTCGCCGTGGGCGGGTCGTCCGCCAAGTCCGCGCCCGCCGCTCCGTCGGCCGGTGGCGGTGGTGGGGGCGGTTGCTGCGGCGGCGGTTGCTGCGGCTGA
- a CDS encoding class I SAM-dependent methyltransferase has product MAKGNETKITDELYAYMLAHNPPLDAVQRELIGTTYARLPEQAGMQSAQEQGPLLAFLVRLTGARHIVEVGTFTGFSALSMAQALPADGRLIACDISEEWTAYGREAWEKAGVADRIDLRLAPALDTLRAMPAEPHIDLAYLDADKGNYIPYWEELVPRMRQGGLLVTDNVLFQGKVTDPQATGAAAAIKEFNEHVAADPRMDSVMLTVSDGLTLSRKK; this is encoded by the coding sequence ATGGCCAAGGGCAACGAAACCAAGATCACGGACGAGCTGTACGCCTACATGCTGGCGCACAACCCGCCGCTCGACGCGGTGCAGCGCGAACTGATCGGGACCACGTACGCCCGCCTGCCCGAGCAGGCCGGCATGCAGTCCGCGCAGGAGCAGGGTCCGCTGCTCGCCTTCCTCGTCCGGCTGACCGGGGCCCGGCACATCGTGGAGGTCGGGACGTTCACCGGGTTCTCCGCCCTGTCGATGGCGCAGGCACTGCCCGCCGACGGCCGGCTGATCGCCTGCGACATCTCGGAGGAGTGGACCGCGTACGGCAGGGAGGCATGGGAGAAGGCGGGCGTCGCGGACCGGATCGATCTGCGCCTCGCCCCCGCGCTCGACACGCTGCGGGCGATGCCGGCCGAGCCGCACATCGACCTCGCCTACCTGGACGCGGACAAGGGCAACTACATCCCGTATTGGGAGGAGCTGGTGCCCCGGATGAGGCAGGGCGGTCTGCTCGTCACGGACAACGTGCTCTTCCAGGGCAAGGTGACCGACCCGCAGGCCACCGGCGCAGCGGCGGCGATCAAGGAGTTCAACGAGCACGTGGCCGCGGATCCGCGGATGGACAGTGTGATGCTGACCGTCTCCGACGGCCTGACGCTCTCGCGCAAGAAGTGA
- a CDS encoding HAD family hydrolase: MSPASTPAPASAPVVLVASDLDRTLIYSAGALQLTMPDAEAPRLLCVEVYDHKPLSHLTETAAALLDELARTTVFVPTTTRTREQYGRVHLPGPAPRFAICANGGHLLVDGESDPDWQRRVTRRLADECAPLAEVRAHLLAAADPAWLLKERVAEDLFAYLVVERALLPEGWVEELGEWARTRGWTVSLQGRKIYAVPGPLTKSAAMDEVARRTGAALTLAAGDSLLDADLLLAAHRAWRPAHGELADTGWSAPHVEVTAGRGVAAGEEILRRFLRTSEEFRVAGGLRAPEELQESGALQA, encoded by the coding sequence GTGTCCCCGGCTTCCACCCCGGCCCCCGCCTCCGCTCCCGTGGTGCTCGTCGCCAGCGACCTCGACCGTACGCTGATCTACTCCGCGGGGGCGCTCCAGCTCACCATGCCGGACGCCGAGGCCCCCCGGCTGCTCTGTGTGGAGGTGTACGACCACAAGCCGCTCTCCCACCTCACCGAGACGGCGGCGGCGCTGCTCGACGAGCTGGCCCGCACCACGGTCTTCGTCCCGACGACCACGCGCACCCGCGAACAGTACGGACGCGTCCATCTGCCCGGCCCCGCACCGCGGTTCGCGATCTGCGCCAACGGCGGGCACCTCCTCGTCGACGGCGAGTCCGACCCCGACTGGCAGCGGCGGGTGACCCGCAGGCTCGCCGACGAATGCGCCCCGCTCGCCGAGGTGCGCGCCCATCTCCTGGCCGCGGCCGACCCCGCCTGGCTGCTCAAGGAACGGGTCGCCGAGGACCTTTTCGCCTACCTCGTCGTGGAACGTGCACTGCTGCCCGAGGGCTGGGTCGAGGAGCTGGGGGAGTGGGCGCGGACCCGCGGCTGGACGGTCTCCCTCCAGGGCCGCAAGATCTACGCCGTACCGGGCCCGCTCACCAAGAGCGCCGCGATGGACGAGGTGGCCCGCCGCACCGGCGCCGCGCTCACCCTCGCCGCGGGCGACAGCCTCCTCGACGCCGACCTGCTCCTGGCCGCGCACCGCGCCTGGCGCCCCGCCCACGGCGAACTGGCCGACACCGGCTGGAGCGCCCCGCACGTGGAGGTGACGGCCGGCCGCGGTGTGGCCGCGGGCGAGGAGATCCTGCGGCGCTTCCTCCGGACTTCGGAGGAGTTCCGGGTGGCGGGAGGACTCCGGGCGCCGGAAGAGCTCCAGGAATCGGGAGCGCTCCAGGCATAA
- a CDS encoding phosphoribosyltransferase — MSERAARKETANVVWSGSWVTERLGVELVGDGRPDGDGELRELLGLALRRNPKRAHLLVSNVLGKHVPQKPSVVYGAGFELGRRVRELLGDAEAGRAVVLGYAETATGLGHAVADGLGVAPYLHSTRRPVEGVAQAGGFEESHSHATSHLLLPEDPELLAGPSAAGAPDGPLVLVDDEFSTGNTVLNTIRALHERYPRSRYVIVALVDMRSPADRERLTGFAEETGARIDLVARSAGTVLLPEGVLEKGRALVAAHESEQEQEPGTRAERRPEQEPGTGPEPESESADGAGRARGAGPAAAAPAVRPCTRVDLQWPAGVPDGGRHGFTPAHRTVLEPALPAMADRVAEALGDARRVLVLGFEELMYAPLRLGTALEDRLDAEVRYSTTTRSPVLAVDDPGYAIRSRLVFPAHDNPADGPGDRYAYNVAGAGFDAVVLTVDSAADTPELHASDGLLAQLAAHTDHVLLAVVPSYVPPHAASALRKDPTTAPVTSSSSSDGSERQETTVLPEPLRGPAFSSYAPDEVGWLLQDLSDAELEAPTEEREEAIQSGGAHYAESLPVEYQPSERYQELFRAALDLSAARVARAVGTVTETVLAERGPRPVLVSLARAGTPVGVLMRRWARHRHGIELPHYAVSIVRGRGIDANALRWLAAHHDPADVVFVDGWTGKGAITRELSEALAGFEGFDPEIAVLADPGGCVRTYGTREDFLIPSACLNSTVSGLISRTVLRADLVGPEDFHGAKFYRELADADVSGHFLDTVAAHFDEVVDAVDTGVKELLTADRAPTWEGWAAVERISEEYGIHDVNLVKPGVGETTRVLLRRVPWKILAKRGAGADLDHIRLLAEQRGVPVEEVDELPYSCVGLIHPKYTRGATGADGRAVESK, encoded by the coding sequence ATGAGCGAGCGCGCGGCGAGGAAAGAGACGGCGAACGTGGTGTGGTCGGGCAGCTGGGTGACGGAGCGACTGGGCGTGGAGCTCGTCGGCGACGGAAGGCCCGACGGCGACGGCGAGCTGAGAGAGCTGCTGGGCCTCGCCCTGCGCCGCAACCCCAAGCGGGCCCACCTCCTGGTGTCGAACGTGCTCGGCAAGCACGTGCCGCAGAAGCCCTCCGTCGTGTACGGCGCCGGATTCGAGCTCGGCCGACGGGTGCGCGAACTCCTCGGTGACGCCGAGGCGGGCCGGGCGGTCGTGCTCGGTTACGCGGAGACGGCCACCGGCCTCGGCCACGCGGTCGCCGACGGCCTGGGCGTGGCGCCGTACCTCCACTCCACGCGCCGCCCCGTCGAGGGCGTGGCGCAGGCGGGCGGCTTCGAGGAGTCCCACTCGCACGCCACCTCGCACCTGCTGCTCCCGGAGGACCCGGAGCTGCTGGCGGGCCCGTCGGCCGCCGGAGCCCCCGACGGACCGCTGGTGCTGGTGGACGACGAGTTCTCCACCGGCAACACCGTGCTCAACACCATCCGCGCACTGCACGAGCGCTACCCGCGGAGCCGCTACGTCATCGTCGCGCTCGTGGACATGAGGTCGCCGGCCGACCGGGAAAGGCTGACCGGGTTCGCCGAGGAGACGGGCGCGCGCATCGACCTGGTGGCACGGAGCGCGGGCACGGTCCTCCTCCCGGAGGGCGTCCTGGAGAAGGGCCGGGCCCTGGTCGCCGCCCACGAATCGGAGCAGGAGCAGGAGCCGGGAACGCGAGCGGAGCGGAGGCCGGAGCAGGAACCGGGAACGGGGCCGGAACCGGAATCGGAATCGGCGGACGGCGCCGGGCGCGCGCGGGGCGCCGGACCTGCCGCTGCCGCGCCCGCCGTCCGGCCCTGCACCCGGGTGGACCTCCAGTGGCCCGCGGGCGTCCCCGACGGCGGACGGCACGGCTTCACCCCCGCCCACCGGACGGTGCTGGAACCGGCGCTGCCCGCCATGGCCGACCGCGTCGCCGAGGCACTGGGCGACGCCCGCCGCGTACTGGTCCTCGGCTTCGAAGAGCTGATGTACGCCCCCCTGCGCCTGGGCACGGCGCTGGAGGACCGCCTCGACGCCGAGGTGCGCTACTCCACCACGACGCGTTCCCCCGTCCTCGCCGTGGACGACCCCGGCTACGCGATACGCAGCCGGCTGGTCTTCCCGGCGCACGACAACCCGGCCGACGGACCCGGCGACCGGTACGCGTACAACGTCGCGGGCGCCGGGTTCGACGCCGTCGTACTGACCGTCGACTCCGCCGCCGACACCCCCGAACTGCACGCTTCCGACGGCCTGCTGGCGCAGCTTGCCGCGCACACCGACCACGTCCTGCTGGCAGTCGTCCCCTCGTACGTGCCCCCGCACGCGGCGTCGGCCCTCCGGAAGGACCCCACCACCGCCCCCGTCACCTCCTCTTCCTCCTCCGACGGATCCGAACGGCAGGAAACCACCGTGCTGCCCGAGCCCCTTCGCGGCCCCGCCTTCTCCTCCTACGCGCCGGACGAGGTCGGCTGGCTGCTCCAGGACCTCTCGGACGCCGAACTGGAGGCGCCCACCGAAGAACGCGAGGAGGCGATACAGAGCGGCGGCGCGCACTACGCCGAGTCGCTGCCGGTCGAGTACCAGCCCTCCGAGCGCTACCAGGAGCTGTTCAGGGCGGCGCTGGACCTGTCGGCCGCCCGGGTCGCCCGCGCGGTCGGCACCGTCACCGAGACGGTGCTCGCCGAGCGCGGCCCCCGCCCCGTCCTGGTCTCGCTGGCCAGGGCCGGCACGCCCGTCGGCGTACTCATGCGGCGCTGGGCCCGCCACCGGCACGGCATCGAGCTGCCGCACTACGCCGTCTCCATCGTCCGGGGCCGGGGCATCGACGCCAACGCCCTGCGCTGGCTGGCCGCCCACCACGACCCGGCGGACGTCGTCTTCGTCGACGGCTGGACCGGGAAGGGCGCGATCACCCGCGAACTGTCCGAGGCGCTCGCCGGGTTCGAGGGCTTCGACCCCGAGATCGCGGTACTTGCCGATCCGGGCGGCTGCGTCCGCACCTACGGCACGCGCGAGGACTTCCTCATCCCGTCCGCCTGCCTGAACTCCACCGTCTCCGGGCTGATCTCGCGGACCGTGCTCCGCGCCGACCTGGTCGGGCCCGAGGACTTCCACGGTGCGAAGTTCTACCGGGAGCTGGCGGACGCCGATGTGTCCGGCCACTTCCTCGACACCGTCGCCGCCCACTTCGACGAGGTCGTCGACGCCGTGGACACCGGGGTCAAGGAACTGCTCACGGCGGACCGGGCCCCCACCTGGGAGGGCTGGGCCGCCGTGGAACGCATCAGCGAGGAGTACGGCATCCACGACGTGAACCTGGTCAAGCCGGGCGTCGGCGAGACGACCCGGGTACTGCTGCGCCGCGTCCCGTGGAAGATCCTCGCCAAGCGAGGTGCGGGCGCGGACCTCGACCACATCCGGCTGCTGGCCGAGCAGCGGGGCGTACCGGTGGAGGAGGTCGACGAACTGCCGTACTCCTGCGTCGGGTTGATCCACCCGAAGTACACCAGGGGCGCGACGGGCGCGGACGGCCGGGCGGTGGAGTCCAAGTGA